Genomic window (Vigna unguiculata cultivar IT97K-499-35 chromosome 10, ASM411807v1, whole genome shotgun sequence):
GCAGTTGCCTCGAGGTATTCCAAACTCAAATCCTAGAAATTAATGAGAAAATGGTGCTTACACACTTGAAAACATTGAAACTGGATAATGTGTCAAAACTCAAATCCATTGGGTCAGAGGACTCACCATGGTTAAACGTGATATGTGACAGTGAAAAGCTCCAAAAGTTATATGTTTTCAATTGTCCTGATTTGAAAACATTAGTGCATTCTACTCCTTTGGTGTCTTTCACGTATGTGAGAGAAATGTACATAAACGGGTGTAAAGAATTGATGTATTTATTCACATTATCATCAGTGAACAAGTTAGAAAACCTTGAGCATATAGAAGTCTGTAACTGTGAATCAATGCAAGCAATAGTCTGGAAAGAAGAGAATGAAATTTCAGAAGAGATTAATCTACAGCAGCTAAAGCGCACAGATCTATATCAATTATCAAGCTTGGAATTCTTTTATTCAGGCAATGACACTTTGCAGTTACCCTCCTTGATGATAGTTGACATATGGAGATGCCCCAAGATGGAGTTTTTCTCTGGAGGAGAGATACACCTGAATTCTTCTTTTAGAGGAATTCGAGTTTCAAACGTCTTAAGTGATGACTTGATCTTCTACCATGATCTTAACTCTTCTGTAGAGAAGGTGTTCCTGCAACAGGTAACCACTTTCAATTCTGAATCAATTAATTTTGACTCTTGTTGGAGtgaatttaaagaatttaaaacaaGAACAATTATAGATTTATAGAGTTCTTTTATAGGTAAACTAAGTCGAGCAGGGAATGGATATATCTCATGATAAACCTATTGTAATATTCACAGGAGTTTTTTCAAGTGGACAGCGAGTGCTTTTTTGATAATCTTGCACTACAAGCAGACCCAAATTGTAAAACTGGTCTGCAAAACAAATGGTTGGCCAATTTGGAAACATTGAAGTTGCATAACTGCAAGCTATCATATGCAATTCCATCttttgttctttctcttttaaagaatttaaaagaattataagtaCGAGATAGCGACCGGGTAGAggcaattttttatatgaatgacGACACTGAGATTAAGGAAACAGAATCGCAATTGAAGATATTGACTTTAAATGGGCTATCAGAGCTGAAACATGTGTGGGAAAAGGACACTCACAGAGTTCTAATCTTTTGCAATCTGCTAGAGGTTGTTGTTAGTGATTGTGCAAAGCAGCAAACTTTATTTCCTGTTTCCCTAGCCAAAAGTCTTGAGGATCTAAAGAAGCTTAAAATAGATTCCTGTGAAAATTTGCAAGACTTTGTTGAACAGGAAGAAACAACATTTGTAACTGAAAAGTTTGTGTTCCCTTGTGTGGAAGATTTGGAACTCAATGACTTGCCCCAGGTCACTTGTCCTAAGGCATTCACTCTGGAATTCCCCTCCGTAAAATTTTTATCTGTGAGGAATTGTGATGAGTTAGGGTTATTTCAAAGTGTATATGATCTCATGGGTGAAGGCAAGCAGCAAACTTGAAGTATTTATTTACAACTTCAGCTgctaaaaaattaaggaacctTGAGTAGATTAGCGTGATGGAATGTGAATCACTGACAAAAATAATGGCTAAAGAGGGAGATGCATTTTCTGAAGTCATTAAATTTGAGCGACTCCACACCATTCATCTACAATCTCTAACAAGTTTAGTATGTTTTTATTCTGGGAGTGACACTCTACAATTATTATCTTTGAAAACTGTGGCAGTATGGAGTTGTCCCAACATGGAGTTTTTCTCCCATCAAATTCAATCCCTTATGGGAGTTACGTTATCCTTGGACTAGGAAGCGGGGTATTTACCCCCTTCAAGAGATATTAACACCATAATAAAAAGGATCTCAGAACGAAaggtaaaaatttaaaagattttttgaAAGCCTTATATTATTGAATGCTTATTAACAAGTAACTTAGAAGATAACCTTTTGCTATATTTACAGGAGTTTTTGAAGCAGTGGACAAGGAGTGTTTTTTTGATAATCTTGAGCTACAGAATTGTACTCTGCCATGCGCAATTCCATCTATTATTCTTGCTCTTCTGAAGAGCTTAAAAGAGTTGGATACGGGATAGTACAATAGAGGTGCTTTTTTATATGAATGACACTGAAATTACGAAAATAGCATCCCAGTTGAGGATTTTGACCTTAAAAGGGCTATCGAAGCTAACACATGTttgggaaaagaagaaaaatggagTTCTCGTCTTTCCAAATCTGCAACAGGTCATTGTTAGCAATTGTAAAAAGTTGGAAACGCTATTTCCTGCTTCCTTggcaaaaaattttaaaagtctgAAAGGAATTGAAATAGAAGATTGTGCTAAGTTCcaagaaattgttgaaaaagaaGAATCCACAGAAGCAAAGTTTGTGCTCCCTTGTTTAGAGAGGTTGATTCTTTCTTCCTTGCCACAACTCAGTTGCTTTTACCCTCAAACATTCACTTTGGAATGCCCAaccttaaatatattatctGTGTTGAGGTGTGAAGGATTAGAGTTGTTTCAAAGTCAACATTCCATGGGTGAGGGTATTTCAGTTAAGAGACAACCTCTTATTTCACGTCTAGAGGTAAGTGCACATCAAAGAGTCTAcactctcaatttttttttccttttctggtTTCGCTTAATTtctattgaatttgattttgcTTTAATTGTTAGGACATTTCAAACCTGAGAGAATTGAAACTTGATTGGAAACATATTCTGGCATTAAGATCAAGGCTTAGGTCTGAAAAATTTACTGGCGTCTTCAAACTTGTGAATAAAATGAGTCTGCTCTTAGACGGTGATGTGAGTGAAATGCTTATAATGGTCAATGAAATACTCCATAGAGCACCCAACTTAATAGAAATGGTTATACATATACTAAATTGCAAAAATTCAGAGATTTTCTTTGCTCAAAACCCCAAAATTGGTGAGGATGGGATGCTCTTACAGTTACGAATATTGACACTATTCCAAGTAGCTGCTATCAGGTCCATCCAGTCAGAGAACTCATCATGGTTAAACACAATCTGCGAGAACCTTCACGAATTAAATGTCTTCAATTGTCCTCATGTTGAAACAATTGGAGTGCATTCTACTtctaaaatgtgcttttcttttCTGAAAAAAGTTAATGTATCTCATTGTCCCCCCAATTGTAGTATTTATTTAGATCTTCAGTCGCAAAAAAGTTAGTGAACCTCCAAGAGATCCTAGCATTAGGATGTGAATCACTAAAAGAAATAGTGGccaaagaggaagatgaagatgaacccAAAGGTGagtataaatatgaaaatgagaTAATATTCACCAAGCAGAAAAAAGTTTTTCTTGCAGATTTTCTTAactaatttgcaagaaaaatctcatgtatGAGAACTTTTACTAGTGATTTCATGATTTCTTATATGATTGAATTATGTCTTGTTGGTATCAAATATCTAGTTTCTCCCTTGTGACGAAATTTAAGAAAGGTTTTTTACGGGACTTTCTTTACAGTAGCAATATAGGTCAAATCTATTTAGGAATGACAACTAAACTCGTCTTAATAGATATTGTCGAACCTCATCTACATTTCATAAGAAATTTTTGCTTTAATTGGACATGAGTAATATCCACTTTTTTGAATTGGTTATGGGAATCTGGATGACTATGCACATATTAACCCGTCTCCATTCTCGTCCTAATACACATCCCCATTCCtgtttaaattactaaaagtTAATAGTTTATTAGATAATCTACAATGAGGCTATGATAGGGACTAGTGTGGAACAACTTACAGAACTGAAAACAGAATAAAGGCGAACGAAGATGAGGCTATGATAGGGACTAGCGTGGAACCAAAACTTGGAAACAGAAAGGAACACAAGGGAGCTTGAGTTTCAAGTCCTACTTACCCGGTGTGGGATGTTCAGCGGATTCGGAGGGGAAAGATGTGCCCTGACAAAGCTCGTTGCTTCAGTAGTGGAAGAGAGAAAGGTTCTTGTTTCAGGGAATAGGGCAGAGTGAGGGGGCTAGGGCTGGAAAGGGTTTAGGGCACCCTATGGGCTGGCCTTAAGCCCAACAAAATAGGTTaggcccttaaacattagggaCAGGAaaaaaagtgggtcttacattctctccaacaacaaaaattttcgacctcgaaaattaAGACTTATCAGAAAATAGATGGGGATGtgacttcctcatatcctcctctagctcccaagtagagtcacctgtcctccggTCCCAGATGACCTTGACTAGATTGACGGGTTTTCCCTGGCGTTTCTCAACTCGGTGATCCTCAAAAGCAACTAGTTGCACTTCCATCGTGAGGTTCTCCCTGATTTGTACATCctcggcttccaacacatgagatGGGTCaaatacatacttcctcaatT
Coding sequences:
- the LOC114165565 gene encoding uncharacterized protein LOC114165565, which encodes MNDTEITKIASQLRILTLKGLSKLTHVWEKKKNGVLVFPNLQQVIVSNCKKLETLFPASLAKNFKSLKGIEIEDCAKFQEIVEKEESTEAKFVLPCLERLILSSLPQLSCFYPQTFTLECPTLNILSVLRCEGLELFQSQHSMGEGISVKRQPLISRLEDISNLRELKLDWKHILALRSRLRSEKFTGVFKLVNKMSLLLDGDVSEMLIMVNEILHRAPNLIEMVIHILNCKNSEIFFAQNPKIGEDGMLLQLRILTLFQVAAIRSIQSENSSCGFGGERCALTKLVASVVEERKVLVSGNRAE